One window of the Solanum stenotomum isolate F172 chromosome 11, ASM1918654v1, whole genome shotgun sequence genome contains the following:
- the LOC125845183 gene encoding agmatine coumaroyltransferase-2-like, translated as MNVKIESSKIIKPLYEGIPPSTTAHIPFNVFDNVTFDTLMALIYAYRPPTPPTSTIETGLRKTLSIYREWAGRIGEDEHGNRGVFLNDEGVRFIEASIDASLDEVLPLKPSPSMLSLHPSLKDVVELIQVQVTRFTCGSVVVGFTGHHMIADGHAASNFFVAWGQACRGMEIAPLPMNDRAIFHPRDPPLVEYNHVGAEFVSKLVNKELVKVYNNENKEKNIIVHKVHFTLEFLGKLKAHASFMNGKAKTYSTFESLIAHLWRVITKSRDLNALQNTQIRISVDGRRRVIPRVPDEFFGNIVLWAFPTSMVKDLLDEPLHYATKIIHDAITKVDDKYFKSFIDFANDEKVLTRQDLIPSANMKDDSLSPNLEVDSWLRFPFYDLDFGTGCPFVFMPSYYPIEGMMFLVPSFIGDGSIDAFIPLYEHNLTSFKKICYSLDLKAK; from the coding sequence ATGAATGTGAAAATTGAGAGTTCAAAAATCATCAAGCCATTGTATGAAGGAATTCCACCTTCAACTACAGCACATATTCCTTTCAATGTATTTGACAATGTAACATTTGATACTCTAATGGCTTTGATTTATGCCTATAGACCACCCACCCCTCCCACATCCACTATCGAAACGGGACTTCGTAAGACGTTATCGATTTATCGAGAGTGGGCTGGGAGAATAGGTGAAGATGAACACGGTAATCGAGGAGTTTTTCTCAATGATGAGGGTGTTCGATTCATCGAGGCGTCAATAGACGCCTCGTTGGACGAAGTATTGCCCTTAAAGCCTTCGCCCTCTATGCTCTCCTTACATCCTAGTTTAAAGGATGTAGTGGAGCTAATCCAAGTCCAAGTCACACGTTTCACGTGTGGCTCTGTGGTGGTCGGTTTCACCGGCCACCACATGATAGCTGACGGTCACGCTGCAAGCAACTTTTTTGTAGCATGGGGTCAAGCATGCCGAGGGATGGAAATTGCACCCCTCCCGATGAACGATCGTGCTATTTTCCACCCTCGGGATCCACCCCTCGTCGAGTACAACCATGTTGGGGCTGAATTCGTGTCCAAATTAGTAAACAAGGAGTTAGTCAAAGTCTACaacaatgaaaataaagagaaaaatatcataGTCCACAAAGTCCATTTCACCTTGGAGTTCCTAGGGAAACTCAAGGCGCATGCATCTTTTATGAATGGAAAGGCTAAAACTTATAGCACGTTCGAAAGTCTCATAGCCCATTTATGGAGGGTTATTACAAAATCACGTGACTTAAACGCGTTACAAAATACTCAAATTCGAATATCGGTTGATGGAAGGAGAAGAGTTATACCTAGAGTTCCGGATGAATTTTTTGGTAATATAGTCTTATGGGCATTTCCAACATCAATGGTGAAGGACTTACTAGATGAGCCACTTCACTATGCAACAAAGATTATTCATGATGCAATTACTAAAGTCGATGATAAATATTTCAAGTCATTTATTGATTTTGCAAATGATGAGAAAGTGTTGACTAGACAGGATTTAATACCAAGTGCAAACATGAAGGATGATTCACTTAGTCCAAATTTGGAAGTTGATAGCTGGTTGAGGTTTCCATTTTATGACTTGGATTTTGGTACTGGTTGTCCATTTGTCTTTATGCCTTCTTATTATCCAATAGAAGGGATGATGTTTCTTGTGCCATCATTTATTGGAGATGGAAGCATTGATGCTTTTATTCCTTTATATGAACACAATTTAACAAGTTTCAAGAAAATTTGTTACTCTCTAGATTTGAAAGCAAAATGA